In Spirosoma aureum, a single genomic region encodes these proteins:
- a CDS encoding vWA domain-containing protein, which produces MKGFQFSDYVPPEQKEGNKFDQLLNIFQQLLLLTSGDVEQAMSWMSQLDRQYGLTDDKYGIGNFFDDLKEKGYLTEENEEGRIVMTPKSEQTIRRSALEEIFGKLKRSKSGGNHNTPYTGTGDELSSDLRSYQFGDTLEQISMTESIKNAQINSGVEEFHLMERDLEVTEKEQKTQTSTVLMIDISHSMILYGEDRITPAKKVALALVELVKQKYPKDTLDIVVFGNDAWQIQAKELPYLEVGPYHTNTVAGLELAMDLLRRRKNKNKQIFMITDGKPTCLKEGIKYYKNSFGLDRKVVSKTLTLAAQCRRLEIPITTFMIASDPYLKQFVQEFTKVNNGRAYYSGLQGLGNMMFEDFQRNRRKNIK; this is translated from the coding sequence ATGAAAGGCTTTCAATTTTCCGATTACGTACCACCCGAACAGAAGGAAGGCAATAAATTCGACCAACTGCTCAATATTTTCCAGCAATTGTTGCTGCTTACCTCTGGTGATGTAGAGCAGGCTATGTCGTGGATGAGCCAGCTCGATCGGCAATATGGCCTTACCGACGACAAATACGGGATTGGCAATTTCTTCGATGACCTGAAAGAAAAAGGGTATCTGACCGAAGAAAATGAAGAAGGTCGCATTGTGATGACGCCTAAAAGCGAACAAACCATTCGCCGGAGTGCGCTGGAAGAAATTTTCGGTAAACTCAAACGCTCTAAGTCGGGCGGGAATCACAACACACCCTACACAGGTACTGGCGATGAACTCAGCAGCGATCTCCGTTCGTATCAATTCGGCGATACGCTTGAGCAAATCTCGATGACCGAATCGATCAAAAATGCCCAGATCAATAGCGGTGTCGAAGAGTTCCATCTGATGGAACGCGACCTGGAGGTAACCGAAAAAGAGCAGAAAACACAGACATCGACCGTATTGATGATCGACATTAGCCATTCGATGATTCTGTATGGCGAAGATCGGATTACACCTGCCAAGAAAGTAGCCCTTGCGCTGGTCGAACTGGTTAAACAGAAATACCCGAAAGACACGCTGGATATTGTTGTGTTTGGCAACGATGCCTGGCAGATTCAGGCGAAAGAGCTTCCCTATCTGGAAGTTGGCCCGTATCATACAAACACCGTGGCCGGGCTGGAACTGGCCATGGATTTGCTGCGTCGGCGGAAAAACAAGAACAAACAGATTTTCATGATCACGGATGGAAAACCAACGTGTCTGAAAGAAGGGATCAAATATTATAAAAACTCATTTGGCCTTGACCGCAAGGTTGTCAGCAAAACCCTGACTCTGGCTGCCCAATGCCGTCGACTGGAAATTCCGATCACGACCTTTATGATTGCCTCCGATCCGTATCTGAAACAATTTGTGCAGGAGTTTACGAAGGTTAACAACGGACGGGCTTACTACAGTGGCTTGCAGGGTCTTGGCAACATGATGTTTGAAGATTTTCAGCGAAACCGTCGGAAGAATATCAAATAA
- a CDS encoding serine hydrolase, protein MLSAVSNKVGTLLPTLFLFLSMVTNALSQPLTDSLTAYIHRLPKNARISIATKSLADSSLSFYERADERVPSASVIKLPIMIEAMERVKAGTLDLDEIHILTDSEKTGGDGVLKTYSHRSRVSYRDMLRLMMVFSDNTATNIFINELGRDAINQRIRQLGLTKSQLNRVMMDTLAARQGRDNYVTAREMGQLLEKIYRKQVATPELCDQMIDILKQNEDTKTIPSLLPKGTVVAHKTGTLTNVRGDVGVVYAKSGNQTKPFLLSIFVEGIAQPEAERIIGEVAFICYSYYSHQ, encoded by the coding sequence ATGCTATCAGCCGTATCGAATAAAGTCGGGACACTCCTCCCGACTTTGTTTTTGTTCCTCAGTATGGTCACGAATGCACTTAGCCAACCTCTAACCGACTCGCTGACTGCCTATATCCATCGATTACCCAAAAACGCCCGCATCAGCATCGCCACTAAATCATTGGCCGACAGCAGTTTGTCATTTTATGAGCGAGCCGATGAACGGGTTCCATCTGCCAGCGTGATCAAACTGCCGATCATGATCGAAGCGATGGAGCGGGTAAAAGCCGGAACCCTCGATCTGGACGAGATTCATATCCTGACGGACTCCGAAAAAACCGGTGGCGATGGGGTTTTAAAAACCTATTCACACCGTAGCCGCGTCAGCTACCGCGACATGCTCCGGCTCATGATGGTTTTTAGCGACAACACGGCAACCAACATCTTTATCAACGAACTCGGCCGCGATGCTATCAACCAGCGCATTCGCCAGCTTGGTCTTACCAAAAGCCAGCTTAACCGGGTCATGATGGATACGCTGGCTGCCCGGCAAGGCCGAGATAATTACGTGACAGCGCGGGAAATGGGTCAGTTGCTGGAGAAAATTTACCGAAAACAAGTCGCAACGCCCGAACTCTGCGATCAGATGATCGATATTTTGAAGCAAAACGAAGATACGAAGACGATCCCCAGTTTGTTGCCAAAAGGAACGGTTGTAGCGCACAAAACCGGCACGCTGACCAACGTCCGGGGTGACGTTGGTGTTGTGTATGCAAAATCGGGCAATCAGACTAAGCCGTTTTTGCTGTCTATATTTGTAGAAGGCATCGCCCAACCAGAAGCGGAGCGAATTATTGGCGAGGTCGCGTTCATCTGTTATAGCTATTATTCCCACCAATGA
- a CDS encoding uracil-DNA glycosylase family protein, with protein sequence MINFADKAIAYYNSLAAPTNLPPDIGVMNPYQEPVVQHLVSEFYSRFFHDNRPRIFVLGINPGRFGAGVTGISFTTPQNLRRYCGIDNNLPDTPELSSRFIYQVVEAFGGATAFYGRFFLTSLFPLALTKSGKNYNFYDDRMTTEALWPAITETVRTQINFGYDRRVAVCLGRKNETYLRRLNDQQHFFDRIVTLDHPRYILQYKTKVVPVYLEHYISTLYDCLE encoded by the coding sequence ATGATCAACTTCGCCGATAAAGCCATTGCTTATTACAATTCGCTTGCTGCTCCCACCAATCTGCCACCCGACATTGGCGTTATGAATCCGTATCAGGAACCGGTAGTGCAGCATCTGGTCAGCGAATTTTACAGCCGTTTTTTCCATGATAACAGGCCCCGCATTTTCGTTTTGGGTATTAATCCTGGCCGATTTGGTGCGGGTGTAACGGGGATTTCGTTCACAACACCCCAGAATCTCCGCCGGTATTGTGGTATTGACAACAACCTGCCCGATACCCCCGAACTTTCAAGCCGGTTTATTTATCAGGTTGTCGAAGCCTTTGGTGGCGCAACAGCGTTTTATGGCCGTTTCTTTCTGACCTCTCTGTTTCCGCTCGCCTTGACCAAATCAGGGAAAAATTACAATTTCTACGATGACCGAATGACAACCGAAGCACTCTGGCCCGCGATTACTGAAACCGTTCGAACGCAGATCAACTTTGGCTACGATAGGCGGGTAGCCGTGTGCCTGGGGCGCAAAAACGAGACGTATCTGCGTCGCCTGAACGACCAGCAGCATTTCTTCGACCGTATTGTTACGCTCGATCACCCGCGTTACATTCTACAGTATAAAACGAAAGTTGTTCCCGTTTATCTCGAACACTATATTTCAACCTTGTACGACTGCCTGGAATAG
- a CDS encoding lipocalin family protein produces the protein MNRYRLQRWFGCILGLSVIGWLGSCRKDDGDVIKASSIEGNWTISAYKVDPAVDLLGNGQKTADLFVYYGAFLGDDVIKCVKQAKITFNAGGKITTTPIASCSTVREGPIEDGSTWTLTGPKLTITNSRTTKSYDAVVSGNTLKMSKAESDDFDGDGKLEPVVFILELIRL, from the coding sequence ATGAATAGATACAGATTACAGCGCTGGTTTGGTTGTATTCTTGGTCTGTCTGTAATAGGGTGGCTGGGAAGTTGTAGAAAAGATGACGGTGACGTTATAAAAGCTTCATCAATTGAAGGAAACTGGACTATTTCGGCCTATAAGGTAGACCCAGCTGTGGATTTGCTGGGAAATGGGCAAAAAACAGCCGATTTGTTCGTCTATTACGGTGCCTTTTTGGGAGATGATGTAATTAAATGCGTCAAGCAGGCAAAAATTACGTTCAACGCTGGAGGGAAAATAACGACTACACCAATTGCTTCCTGCTCAACCGTAAGAGAAGGACCCATTGAAGATGGCTCTACCTGGACATTGACCGGGCCAAAACTGACAATAACCAATAGCCGTACTACGAAATCGTACGATGCCGTAGTAAGCGGTAATACGCTGAAAATGTCTAAAGCAGAAAGTGATGATTTTGATGGTGATGGGAAACTAGAGCCTGTTGTATTTATTCTGGAACTGATCAGGTTATAA
- a CDS encoding lipocalin-like domain-containing protein codes for MMKLGRLLTWALVLAMPLWFGSCKKENGGGDVVTPNSVEGSWKISGMKLKQGNQTEDYLELIKQYVGADAITCLTDSKITFNSNGKVTGVASPKCQSGDADDFNPATDNSTWKVTGDKLTITDSDGPQVYDLTVGGNTMTWSVTEQDDLDGDGKNETYTTVIEFKRA; via the coding sequence ATGATGAAATTAGGTCGTTTACTCACATGGGCATTAGTACTGGCAATGCCACTCTGGTTCGGAAGTTGTAAGAAAGAAAATGGCGGTGGTGATGTCGTGACGCCAAATTCGGTAGAAGGAAGCTGGAAAATTTCCGGCATGAAATTGAAACAGGGCAACCAGACTGAAGATTACCTCGAACTTATTAAGCAATATGTTGGTGCTGACGCGATTACCTGCCTGACCGACAGCAAGATTACGTTCAACAGCAATGGTAAAGTGACGGGCGTTGCCTCACCAAAATGTCAGTCGGGCGATGCCGACGATTTCAATCCGGCAACGGATAACTCAACCTGGAAAGTGACGGGTGATAAATTGACAATTACTGACAGCGACGGTCCACAGGTATATGATTTGACCGTGGGTGGTAACACAATGACCTGGAGCGTTACCGAACAGGATGATCTTGATGGCGACGGGAAAAACGAAACCTACACAACCGTCATCGAATTTAAGCGCGCATAA
- a CDS encoding alpha-L-fucosidase, with the protein MRILFILLLSFGLFSQPLAQTSYQPTPDNLAARKAFQDDKFGLFIHWGVYSILGDGEWVMNQRQIPIKDYEKLPTFFNPTAFDAKEWVTMAKNAGMKYITITSKHHDGFAMYDSKVSDYDIVDRTPYKKDVLKALADECRVQGIKLFFYHSHLDWHHPDYFPAVRPVKQQAAPKVVISISTSPTWIRNYPNC; encoded by the coding sequence ATGCGTATTTTATTCATTCTACTTCTGTCTTTCGGTCTGTTCAGCCAGCCATTAGCCCAAACCAGTTATCAACCAACGCCCGACAATCTGGCTGCCCGGAAAGCGTTTCAGGACGATAAATTTGGTCTCTTCATTCACTGGGGTGTTTATAGTATTTTGGGCGATGGAGAATGGGTGATGAACCAGCGGCAGATTCCGATCAAAGACTACGAAAAACTCCCGACGTTTTTTAACCCCACTGCCTTCGACGCCAAAGAATGGGTTACTATGGCTAAAAATGCGGGCATGAAATACATCACTATTACGAGCAAGCACCACGATGGCTTTGCGATGTATGATTCCAAAGTGTCTGATTACGACATCGTTGACCGAACACCCTACAAAAAAGATGTGCTGAAAGCACTGGCCGATGAGTGCCGTGTGCAGGGCATCAAACTGTTTTTCTACCACTCCCACCTCGACTGGCACCATCCTGACTACTTCCCCGCGGTCAGACCGGTAAAACAGCAGGCCGCCCCGAAAGTGGTGATTTCGATAAGTACCTCACCTACATGGATACGCAACTATCCGAACTGCTGA
- a CDS encoding alpha-L-fucosidase → MDTQLSELLTNYGPVGGIWFDGWWDQSAHDKNDPHKTVVDWKLDRTYSLIHKLQPAALIGNNHHVAPFPGEDFQMFEKDLPGQNKTGFSGESVIGQLPLETCETMNGAWGFNIKDNRYKSTKDLVQYLVKAAGHNANFLLNVGPMPNGRIQSEFVKTLAEVGQWMQKNGETIYGTRGGPVPARDWGVTTAVGNRVFVHILNWEDRQLTLPPVSGKIRSAKLFADKSPVKVVQTPEGIVLTMNSGPSADATDTIIELEMAPEVAKK, encoded by the coding sequence ATGGATACGCAACTATCCGAACTGCTGACCAACTACGGTCCTGTTGGTGGCATCTGGTTCGATGGCTGGTGGGATCAGTCGGCCCATGATAAAAATGATCCGCATAAAACCGTTGTCGACTGGAAACTCGATCGGACTTACTCCCTCATTCACAAGCTTCAGCCTGCCGCATTAATTGGCAATAACCACCACGTTGCCCCGTTCCCCGGCGAAGATTTCCAGATGTTTGAGAAAGACCTGCCGGGGCAAAACAAGACTGGTTTTAGCGGAGAGTCAGTCATTGGGCAGCTGCCGCTCGAAACCTGCGAAACGATGAATGGGGCCTGGGGTTTCAACATCAAAGACAACCGGTATAAAAGCACAAAAGATCTGGTGCAGTACCTGGTGAAGGCCGCCGGTCATAATGCCAATTTTCTGCTAAACGTTGGACCGATGCCCAATGGTAGAATTCAGTCGGAATTTGTCAAAACGCTGGCCGAAGTGGGGCAGTGGATGCAGAAGAATGGCGAAACCATCTATGGTACGCGCGGAGGACCGGTTCCTGCCAGGGATTGGGGTGTCACGACAGCCGTAGGCAACCGCGTTTTTGTCCATATCCTCAACTGGGAAGATCGCCAGCTAACGCTCCCGCCCGTATCCGGCAAAATCCGCTCGGCTAAACTGTTTGCCGACAAGAGCCCGGTTAAGGTCGTTCAAACGCCCGAAGGCATTGTGTTAACCATGAATTCGGGCCCTTCAGCTGATGCCACCGATACAATCATTGAACTGGAAATGGCTCCCGAAGTAGCTAAGAAATAA
- a CDS encoding carboxylesterase family protein has protein sequence MHRLINTIGLLFSTFYFIQAQVPVTLKSGPNVYQFTKGLLANTGSRYGREAIYMDPLAYQLYTNTLKQPTEGSVFGTTEQGQEIKWQPIVADSLNRLRSRNGFRGGQGGPAGPGIIPGNSRGGIGNGGGYIYLTYSSPKEQTALLNIKGNSNVYVNGELHMGDAYSMGYLALPVKLKKGLNEFYVRGMAIVASLTFPEKSVLFNTDDPTLPSIVPGGQNANLQGGVVVVNTSDQPLTGLQLTSKLAGKEVTSLLPSIPALSIRKVPFTFDGSGVSTKGKYDCAITLVKKGKSIDESKVTVEAVAPGESYSSTFISTIDGSLQYYAVTPQSSTNTTNAALFLSVHGAGVEAIGQARAYKPKDWGTLVAATNRRPRGFNWEDWGRLDALEVLSIAKNRFKPDPQHIYLTGHSMGGHGTWFLGVTYPDKWAGIAPCAGYPTLKEYGSADGVIPDSSNNPMERMLLRAGNQSDVLKLVSNYKPLGIYVLHGDADKTVPVTYARQMRKLLGNFHSDLSYYEYPNGEHWFGDQSVDWKPLFDFFKWHQRPVDSTVNAIDFMTSSPGISSAYYWASIEQQNQPLQYSRIKLNRTKATITGSTENVHLLKLKLADFGANTRIKLTLDGMAAVDYTTKSTHDSLFLRRENGQWLIAQQPDLAQKGPHRYGTFKDAFTNRMVFVYSTLGSKEENEWSSQKARYDAETWYYRGNGAVDIIADKEFSLQKYADRGIIVFGNASTNAAWKLLLNDCPIQVEHNSIRAGNQSWQGDDLATYFVWPIKGSPMASVAVIGGTGLKGLKAASANQYFAGASGFPDFMIFSLDMLKTGSKSIKQAGFFDNAWKLIGNDTALNE, from the coding sequence ATGCATAGGTTAATAAACACCATCGGCCTCCTGTTTTCTACGTTTTACTTCATACAGGCACAGGTTCCCGTTACGCTAAAATCAGGGCCAAACGTCTATCAGTTCACCAAAGGTCTACTAGCCAACACGGGGAGCCGATATGGTCGGGAAGCCATTTATATGGACCCACTAGCCTACCAGCTCTATACAAATACGCTTAAACAGCCAACGGAAGGATCGGTATTCGGCACAACTGAACAAGGTCAGGAAATAAAATGGCAGCCAATTGTAGCCGATAGTCTGAATCGGCTTCGGAGTCGAAATGGATTTAGAGGTGGACAGGGTGGTCCCGCCGGGCCAGGAATTATACCCGGAAATAGTCGGGGAGGTATTGGAAATGGCGGTGGTTATATTTACCTGACCTACTCCTCTCCCAAAGAGCAAACGGCTCTGCTAAATATCAAAGGCAACAGCAATGTGTATGTCAATGGAGAACTACACATGGGCGATGCCTATAGTATGGGCTATCTGGCCTTACCGGTAAAACTCAAAAAAGGCCTCAACGAATTTTATGTACGCGGCATGGCGATCGTTGCCAGTCTGACGTTCCCCGAAAAATCGGTTTTGTTCAATACCGATGATCCTACGCTTCCCAGTATCGTTCCGGGAGGTCAGAACGCGAACTTGCAGGGGGGCGTGGTTGTCGTCAATACGTCTGATCAGCCCCTAACAGGTTTGCAGCTAACGAGTAAACTGGCAGGGAAAGAAGTTACCTCGCTCCTCCCATCGATTCCGGCCCTATCGATTCGAAAGGTTCCATTTACGTTTGATGGCAGTGGTGTGAGCACCAAAGGCAAGTATGATTGCGCCATTACGCTGGTCAAAAAGGGTAAATCCATCGACGAATCGAAGGTGACTGTTGAGGCCGTTGCTCCCGGCGAGTCATACAGCAGCACCTTTATCAGTACAATCGATGGCAGTCTGCAATATTACGCCGTTACACCACAGTCTTCCACCAACACAACGAATGCTGCGTTGTTTCTCTCCGTACATGGCGCTGGTGTCGAAGCAATTGGTCAGGCCAGAGCCTATAAACCCAAGGACTGGGGCACCTTAGTGGCGGCTACGAACCGGCGTCCACGTGGCTTCAACTGGGAAGATTGGGGACGACTGGATGCACTGGAAGTGCTGTCGATCGCCAAAAACAGATTTAAACCAGATCCACAACACATCTACCTGACCGGGCACTCGATGGGAGGGCATGGTACCTGGTTTCTGGGAGTGACTTACCCTGATAAATGGGCAGGTATCGCTCCCTGTGCGGGCTATCCGACCTTAAAAGAATACGGTTCGGCCGACGGTGTTATTCCCGATAGCAGCAATAATCCGATGGAGCGTATGTTGTTGCGGGCGGGCAATCAGAGCGATGTACTAAAATTGGTTAGTAACTATAAACCGTTGGGTATCTATGTCCTTCATGGCGATGCCGATAAAACAGTGCCCGTAACGTATGCGCGCCAGATGCGGAAGCTATTGGGCAATTTTCATTCAGATCTGAGTTATTATGAGTATCCTAACGGCGAACACTGGTTTGGCGACCAGAGTGTAGACTGGAAACCCTTATTCGATTTTTTCAAATGGCATCAGCGACCCGTCGATTCGACGGTGAATGCCATTGATTTTATGACGTCCAGTCCAGGGATTTCGTCCGCTTATTACTGGGCTTCCATCGAACAGCAAAATCAGCCCTTGCAATACAGTCGAATAAAACTCAATCGGACGAAAGCCACGATTACGGGTTCGACTGAGAACGTCCATCTGCTGAAACTAAAGCTGGCTGATTTTGGCGCAAATACCCGCATCAAACTCACACTCGACGGGATGGCTGCCGTTGATTATACGACGAAAAGCACACACGATAGTTTATTTCTGCGTCGCGAAAATGGTCAATGGCTGATCGCTCAACAACCCGATTTAGCTCAAAAAGGTCCGCATCGCTATGGAACGTTCAAAGATGCCTTTACAAACCGAATGGTTTTTGTGTATAGTACACTTGGCTCCAAAGAAGAAAACGAGTGGAGCAGCCAAAAAGCCCGCTATGATGCCGAAACCTGGTATTATCGGGGCAATGGTGCTGTCGACATTATAGCTGATAAAGAGTTTTCGCTCCAGAAATATGCCGACCGGGGAATTATTGTCTTCGGTAACGCCAGCACAAATGCTGCCTGGAAATTACTTTTAAATGACTGTCCAATTCAGGTCGAGCACAATTCGATTCGCGCAGGGAACCAGAGTTGGCAAGGCGACGATCTGGCCACGTATTTTGTCTGGCCCATCAAAGGATCGCCCATGGCGTCGGTGGCCGTGATTGGAGGAACAGGCCTGAAAGGATTGAAAGCAGCTTCCGCGAATCAATACTTCGCCGGAGCAAGCGGTTTCCCTGATTTTATGATTTTCAGTCTGGACATGCTAAAGACCGGCAGTAAAAGTATAAAGCAGGCAGGTTTCTTCGACAACGCCTGGAAATTGATTGGTAATGATACCGCTCTGAATGAGTAA
- a CDS encoding outer membrane beta-barrel protein: MKSAQWTFAIISLLVSQASGQTTLTGAIRDGVGKPLPYASVALLNARDSSTAKGTASDQRGAYAFENVRIGRYIVRATAVGYQKMHSVILEVGNTPTDVPTLALSEITGKLAEVQVTAKKPFVEQQLDRMVINVANSIVGSGSTALEVLEKSPGVTVDYQNERLQLRGKDGVIVQVDGKQTYLSTQDVIALLRSMSSDNIEKIELITNPSAKYDAAGNSGIINIRLKKNNSVGTNGSVSVAGGTGQFDRERGSLQFNHRTSKLNLFGNYSLNRGGNYWDFKLDRNQPDPSATDPARRNVVSQYTHLIFRDLGQNTKAGLDFSPSKTTTIGVVWTGFWSDHNEHGPAGASFRRGDGQPIYLQTSTEKTYSTVSQNQIGNLNLQHSFGEKGGQLSADFDIGHFNRQYSNSLLTETLVATTDVNPPTGGLLITQPSTVDIRTVKADYNRPLSKGWKLETGLKSASVQTDNDLRLSSGPDGVLMPDPTLSNHFQYTERVNAVYASVSGKWGKSDVQMGLRTEHTHSEGNSLTLNQIVVRDYLKWFPSLFVSRPLSANQTFTFSYSYRIDRPNYQNLNPARGYVDPYAYSQGNAYLRPQFTHALEGKLSLKNGLFGSLGANYTTDLMFFTIHALEGNKTYVTTENLGSAQGYTLTLSWPLTVVKGWQLQTNVLGYYNRFEYDYEGTVLQVQNIAGRLNGNNAFTLGHGWTAELNGWISTPAVNGIWRTPWLGAMDTGVQKTVSSSLKLKFSVQDVFHTNRFRPSVETVNGRQAGVLTFDTRIALLNLTYSFGNQKLKGERQRRTGSDDETRRAN, translated from the coding sequence ATGAAATCAGCACAATGGACTTTTGCCATAATCAGCTTATTGGTTAGCCAGGCATCCGGACAAACAACACTTACAGGAGCCATTCGCGACGGTGTGGGCAAACCCCTGCCCTATGCGAGTGTGGCCTTGCTAAACGCCCGTGATTCGAGTACTGCCAAAGGCACTGCCAGTGATCAGCGGGGAGCATATGCCTTTGAGAATGTTCGGATTGGGCGGTATATCGTGCGGGCTACAGCCGTTGGCTATCAGAAAATGCATTCAGTGATCCTGGAAGTCGGCAATACACCAACCGATGTTCCGACGCTGGCCTTGTCTGAAATTACGGGTAAACTGGCCGAAGTACAGGTAACGGCCAAAAAGCCATTCGTTGAGCAGCAACTCGATCGCATGGTCATCAACGTTGCCAACAGTATTGTGGGTAGCGGCAGTACAGCGCTCGAAGTGCTCGAAAAGTCGCCGGGTGTAACGGTAGACTATCAAAACGAGCGGCTCCAGCTACGGGGAAAAGATGGCGTTATTGTTCAGGTCGATGGAAAACAGACCTATCTCTCGACACAGGATGTCATTGCGCTGCTGCGGAGCATGTCGAGTGACAATATTGAGAAAATCGAGCTCATTACGAATCCTTCGGCGAAGTATGACGCAGCTGGAAATTCGGGCATTATCAACATTCGGCTCAAAAAGAATAACAGCGTTGGCACCAATGGCTCGGTATCAGTGGCTGGCGGCACGGGCCAATTTGATCGCGAACGGGGAAGCCTGCAATTCAATCACCGCACGTCTAAACTGAACCTGTTTGGTAATTACAGCCTGAACCGGGGCGGTAATTACTGGGATTTTAAGCTGGATCGCAATCAGCCTGATCCCAGTGCGACTGATCCGGCACGGCGGAATGTGGTCAGCCAATATACGCACCTGATTTTTCGCGACCTGGGCCAGAATACTAAAGCAGGGCTTGATTTTTCGCCGTCTAAAACGACAACAATAGGCGTGGTGTGGACGGGTTTCTGGAGCGATCATAACGAACATGGACCGGCGGGGGCAAGTTTCCGGCGGGGTGATGGTCAACCGATTTACCTGCAAACATCGACCGAAAAAACGTATTCAACGGTTTCGCAAAATCAGATTGGCAATCTCAATCTGCAACATTCGTTCGGCGAAAAGGGCGGTCAGCTATCGGCCGACTTCGATATTGGCCATTTTAATCGTCAATATTCGAACAGCCTCTTAACCGAAACACTTGTTGCCACCACCGACGTCAATCCACCAACGGGCGGGCTGTTGATCACACAGCCCTCTACAGTGGACATCCGTACGGTGAAGGCTGACTATAACCGTCCACTATCGAAAGGATGGAAACTGGAAACCGGCCTGAAAAGTGCATCGGTACAAACCGACAATGATCTCCGCCTGAGCAGCGGCCCAGATGGAGTGTTGATGCCTGACCCTACACTATCGAACCATTTTCAGTATACCGAGCGTGTCAATGCGGTTTATGCCAGCGTGTCGGGGAAGTGGGGCAAGTCAGATGTCCAGATGGGTTTACGAACCGAGCACACCCATTCAGAAGGCAATTCACTAACGCTGAACCAAATTGTGGTTCGGGATTACTTAAAGTGGTTTCCGAGTCTGTTTGTGTCACGGCCCCTGTCGGCAAACCAGACGTTTACCTTTTCCTATAGTTATCGGATCGACCGGCCTAACTACCAGAACCTGAATCCAGCGCGGGGGTATGTCGATCCATACGCCTATAGCCAGGGAAACGCCTACCTGAGACCGCAGTTTACGCACGCGCTGGAAGGCAAGCTAAGTCTAAAAAACGGCCTGTTCGGGTCATTGGGAGCCAACTACACAACCGACCTGATGTTCTTTACGATTCATGCCCTGGAAGGCAATAAAACCTACGTCACAACGGAAAATCTGGGTAGTGCCCAGGGCTACACCCTGACCTTGAGCTGGCCATTGACCGTTGTGAAAGGCTGGCAGCTACAAACCAATGTACTGGGCTATTATAACCGCTTTGAATATGACTACGAAGGAACCGTTCTGCAGGTACAGAACATAGCAGGGCGGCTGAACGGCAACAATGCGTTTACGCTGGGCCACGGCTGGACCGCCGAACTCAATGGATGGATCAGTACGCCCGCTGTAAACGGTATCTGGCGCACACCCTGGCTTGGTGCTATGGATACTGGCGTGCAAAAAACTGTCTCGTCATCGCTCAAGCTTAAGTTCAGTGTGCAGGATGTGTTTCATACCAATCGTTTCCGCCCATCTGTCGAAACGGTGAATGGGCGACAGGCAGGCGTTCTGACATTCGACACACGTATTGCCCTGCTGAACCTGACCTATTCGTTTGGCAACCAGAAGCTGAAGGGCGAGCGTCAACGGCGTACCGGCTCTGATGACGAGACCCGTCGGGCCAATTAA